The Deinococcus yavapaiensis KR-236 region TTCGAGTTGCGCTTTTTCGAGGTGCAGCACCGCGTGCCGACGCTGGCAGTGCGGGTGGAGGGCGGCGGCAAGGTGCTGGCGTACAGTGCGGACAGCGTGCCGTGCGACGCGCTCGTAGCGTGCGCGCGCGAAGCGGATCTGTTCGTGTGCGACGCCCTGGTCGCGGAGTCCGACGGGAAGGACGCGGCGCGTCGGGCGGCGGCCCTGGTGCACCCGACGGCGAGGGAAGCGGGTGAGATGGCGAGGGCGGCAGGGGCGAAGTCTTTGGCGCTGGTGCATCTGGCCCGCTTTGCCACACGTGACCGTGTGCTCGCCGAGGGGCAGGCCGCGTTCGAAGGCCAGACGGCGGTTCCGGATGATGGGACAGTACTCCCGGTCTAAGGTGACAGATCAAAGCTGACGTGCCACTCTGGGTCTTCCGAGAAGCGTCGAATCGGCGGACGTGGTTCAACGTCCGCTTCACAAGCGCCTCGGTTCCAAGACGCTCACCGACTTTGTGACCCAGCTACACCGCGAGTCGTTCGCTTCGGAGACTACCAGGAGGCGAGTTCGTCCTTGAGATCGTCGGCGGGCAACTCCGCGTAGCCTTTGCGCGTCGTGTCCACCGAGGCGTGACCGAGGTGCGCGGCGACACGCGTGAAGTCGCGAAGTTGCTTCACGAGGCGCGTGCCCGCGTACTTCCGCCCGGCGTGGAAACCTCGAAAGGAAACGCCCGCCGCTTGAAAGGCCTTCTCGACGTGGTGTCGCGCGCCCATCACCGTGCGGTAGCGGAACACGAACGAGCTCGGCGTGGTGCGCTTTCCGTCCGCGTGCTCCGGGCCGCCCGGGCCGTATCGAGCGCGGTACGCGCGCGTGGCGCGCGCGAGGCTGGTGCTCATGGTGACGACGCGGCCCTTGCGGCCTTT contains the following coding sequences:
- a CDS encoding tyrosine-type recombinase/integrase, with the translated sequence VKRPPYSDDDLADVLEHADAHVKFLLFLVAHAGLRIREALDLEWRDLDEGARRVHVRSGKGRKGRVVTMSTSLARATRAYRARYGPGGPEHADGKRTTPSSFVFRYRTVMGARHHVEKAFQAAGVSFRGFHAGRKYAGTRLVKQLRDFTRVAAHLGHASVDTTRKGYAELPADDLKDELASW
- a CDS encoding MBL fold metallo-hydrolase, with the protein product FELRFFEVQHRVPTLAVRVEGGGKVLAYSADSVPCDALVACAREADLFVCDALVAESDGKDAARRAAALVHPTAREAGEMARAAGAKSLALVHLARFATRDRVLAEGQAAFEGQTAVPDDGTVLPV